The following proteins are encoded in a genomic region of Vulpes vulpes isolate BD-2025 chromosome X, VulVul3, whole genome shotgun sequence:
- the LOC140596057 gene encoding doublesex- and mab-3-related transcription factor C2-like, translated as MDPNEMPAVPCCPSGSPTGLETGAPWGIELGPKRAVSRCVRCYNHGFTEQIKDQEHFCPFQACDCHKCAFFSEHRSVLPAESALNKEQGAHLKRHLAQGLTRSGASPPKAHGHVTKLTIQAGVISKHPRSSAGWSGPKTFVSIWDSSSLEDATNNFCFEEDPQDPCPAQPAPEASDQDLVSASEWQRKLEAAEALLILRDSTQESSGSIFLLQPCVAAAPAGDTRLQPPSPSLRPRPATTISLPIGHLGCISLLS; from the exons ATGGATCCCAATGAGATGCCTGCTGTGCCCTGCTGCCCCTCGGGCTCCCCCACTGGTCTTGAGACCGGAGCCCCATGGGGGATTGAACTTGGCCCCAAAAGAGCTGTAAGTCGCTGTGTCCGCTGCTACAACCACGGCTTCACTGAGCAAATCAAGGACCAGGAGCACTTCTGCCCCTTCCAGGCCTGCGATTGTCACAAGTGTGCCTTTTTCTC GGAGCACCGCAGTGTCTTGCCTGCTGAGAGTGCCTTGAACAAGGAGCAGGGGGCACACCTAAAGAGGCATCTGGCTCAAGGACTGACAAGGAGTGGGGCCTCCCCTCCCAAAGCTCACGGCCATGTCACAAAGTTGACCATTCAAGCAGGAGTCATCA GCAAGCACCCAAGGAGCTCTGCTGGCTGGTCAGGCCCCAAAACCTTTGTCTCCATCTGGGACTCCAGCAGCCTTGAGGATGCAACTAACAATTTCTGTTTCGAGGAAGACCCACAGGATCCCTGCCCTGCGCAGCCT GCTCCTGAAGCCTCTGACCAGGACTTGGTTTCTGCCTCAGAGTGGCAGCGGAAGCTGGAAGCAGCCGAGGCTCTGCTGATTCTGAGAGACTCTACCCAGGAGTCTTCTGGCTCCATCTTCCTGCTACAGCCCTGCGTGGCAGCAG CTCCTGCTGGAGATACAAGACTCCAGCCTCCTAGCCCCTCTCTGAGACCCAGGCCAGCCACCACTATTTCTCTGCCTATTGGACATCTGGGGTGCATCTCCCTCTTGAGCTAG